CGGTCCACACACTGCTCACCGGGTGGAGTCTCTCACCTGCTCGTCATCAGGAGCCCTCGGGCCAGCTGTCGTCGACCGGCGCGCCGCCCTCGACGACGGGCTCGTCCTCGGGCGCGAAGTCGGACCAGGAGTCGCGCGGCCGGTAGCCGAGATCGAGGTTGGTGTTGGTCATCGACCAGCGGCGGTTGGGGTTGTCGGAGATCGCGTAGTAGATGCCGAAGTCGACCTCGGCCTCGATGGCGCACCGCACCACCTCGGCGGAGTCGTGCTCACTGAGCCACATCGCGTGCAGGACATCGGCGTCGACGAGCGTCGGGTCGCCCGAGACCCACCCGATGCGCAGCGCGATGAAGGACACCCCGTACTCGTCGTGGTAGTAGCGACCGAGGACCTCGCCGAAGACCTTCGAGACCCCGTAGAGCGAGTCCGCACGCGGTGGGGTGTCGGGGTAGACCGGCCACTCCTCGTGGCGGTCGTACATCCCCATCGCGTGGTTCGAGGACGCGAAGACCACCCGCCGGACGCCGGCATCACGCGCCGCCTCGAGGACGTTGCGGGTGCCGATGATGTTCGCGCCGAGCACCGCGTCCCAGGACGACTCGGGGGAGGCGGCGCCGGCGAGGTGGACCACCGTGTCGATGCCGTCCATCAGGCCGCGCACCGCGTCGTAGTCGGCGAGGTCGGCCCCGAGGACCACCGGGTCCGCATCCGGCGCGGCGGTCAGGTCGTGACCGGTGATGTCGTACTCGCCCTTGAGGCGCTGCGTGAGGACCGAGCCCACGCCGCCTGCCGAACCGGTGATGAGGATGCGTCGCTTGGTCATGTCTCCTACTGTGCTCCGCTCGGGGGTTCCGGTGGAAGGGGGTCGGTCCGGGACGGGGCGCCGTCGCCGTCACCTCCGGCAAGCTTCGGTGATGACGATCTGGGCCCGAGTCATGCAGGAGTGGAACTGGCAAGAATATCGAGGGTCAATTGCGCCTGAGCCCGATGGTCCTCGGGCAGTGCCTGCCACGCGGCATGCGACGTGCTGAGTTGAGATGCCAAGTTGGC
Above is a window of Janibacter cremeus DNA encoding:
- a CDS encoding NAD-dependent epimerase/dehydratase family protein, yielding MTKRRILITGSAGGVGSVLTQRLKGEYDITGHDLTAAPDADPVVLGADLADYDAVRGLMDGIDTVVHLAGAASPESSWDAVLGANIIGTRNVLEAARDAGVRRVVFASSNHAMGMYDRHEEWPVYPDTPPRADSLYGVSKVFGEVLGRYYHDEYGVSFIALRIGWVSGDPTLVDADVLHAMWLSEHDSAEVVRCAIEAEVDFGIYYAISDNPNRRWSMTNTNLDLGYRPRDSWSDFAPEDEPVVEGGAPVDDSWPEGS